A genome region from Salvelinus alpinus chromosome 26, SLU_Salpinus.1, whole genome shotgun sequence includes the following:
- the LOC139554897 gene encoding stathmin-like isoform X1, producing the protein MAFSTPCNVGTLTLSTAEMASSCGDILVKEIDKRASGQAFEVILGAPAPDAKGEFPLSPPKKKDLSLEEIQRKLEAAEERRKSHEAEVLKHLAEKREHEKEVQRKAMEENNNFSKIAEEKLNQKMEANKENKEALQAAMSEKFKEKDKKLEEVRAKKETKEGGAETSEN; encoded by the exons ATGGCATTTTCAACCCCCTGCAATGTTG GTACATTGACTCTTTCCACTGCTGAAATGGCCTCTTCCTGCGGAG ATATTCTGGTTAAGGAGATTGACAAACGTGCGTCTGGCCAGGCGTTCGAGGTGATCCTAGGAGCTCCAGCTCCAGATGCCAAGGGAGAgttccccctttctccccccaaGAAGAAGGACCTGTCCTTGGAGGAGATTCAGAGGAAACTAGAGgctgcagaggagaggaggaag TCCCATGAAGCGGAGGTTCTGAAACACCTCGCTGAGAAGCGGGAGCATGAGAAGGAGGTGCAAAGGAAAGCcatggaggagaacaacaacttCAGCAAGATAGCAGAGGAGAAGCTTAACCAGAAGATGGAGGCTAACAAAGAAAACAAGGAGGCCCTTCAGGCAGCCATGAGTGAGAAGTTCAAGGAGAAG GACAAGAAACTGGAAGAGGTGCGTGCTAAGAAGGAAACCAAAGAGGGCGGTGCCGAGACATCAGAAAACTGA
- the LOC139554897 gene encoding stathmin-like isoform X2, producing the protein MASSCGDILVKEIDKRASGQAFEVILGAPAPDAKGEFPLSPPKKKDLSLEEIQRKLEAAEERRKSHEAEVLKHLAEKREHEKEVQRKAMEENNNFSKIAEEKLNQKMEANKENKEALQAAMSEKFKEKDKKLEEVRAKKETKEGGAETSEN; encoded by the exons ATGGCCTCTTCCTGCGGAG ATATTCTGGTTAAGGAGATTGACAAACGTGCGTCTGGCCAGGCGTTCGAGGTGATCCTAGGAGCTCCAGCTCCAGATGCCAAGGGAGAgttccccctttctccccccaaGAAGAAGGACCTGTCCTTGGAGGAGATTCAGAGGAAACTAGAGgctgcagaggagaggaggaag TCCCATGAAGCGGAGGTTCTGAAACACCTCGCTGAGAAGCGGGAGCATGAGAAGGAGGTGCAAAGGAAAGCcatggaggagaacaacaacttCAGCAAGATAGCAGAGGAGAAGCTTAACCAGAAGATGGAGGCTAACAAAGAAAACAAGGAGGCCCTTCAGGCAGCCATGAGTGAGAAGTTCAAGGAGAAG GACAAGAAACTGGAAGAGGTGCGTGCTAAGAAGGAAACCAAAGAGGGCGGTGCCGAGACATCAGAAAACTGA